The nucleotide window CATATATCCTTTTAGTAGAGAAGAAAATCTCTTCCATGAAAGAATTGTTACCGGTTCTTGAGCCAATTGCACAAGGTGGTAAGTCTCTATTAATTATCTCTGAAGAAGTTGAAGGTGAAGCTTTAGCTACTTTGGTAGTAAACAAACTAAGAGGTTCCCTTAAAATTGCTGCTGTAAAAGCTCCTGGATTCGGAGACAGAAGAAAAGCAATGTTAGAAGATATCGCGATCCTTACAGGTGGACAGGTGATTTCTGAAGAGCAAGGTTTCACTATGGAAAACATCTCTTTGGATATGCTTGGAACTGCTGAGAAAGTAACGATCGACAAAGACAACACAACGGTTGTAAACGGAGGTGGTGACGAAGCTAAAATCAAAGGAAGAGTAGCTCAGATCAAAGCTCAGATGGAAACTACAACTTCTGATTACGACAGAGAAAAACTTCAGGAAAGACTGGCTAAGTTAGCTGGAGGTGTTGCTGTACTTTATGTAGGAGCTGCTTCTGAAGTGGAAATGAAAGAGAAAAAAGACAGAGTAGATGATGCCCTACACGCTACAAGAGCGGCTGTAGAAGAAGGTATCGTTGCAGGTGGTGGTGTTGCTTTAGTAAGAGCAATTTCTTCACTTGACAATCTTTCAGGATCTAACGCTGATGAAACTACAGGGATCAAAATCGTTAAGAGAGCTATCGAGGAGCCATTAAGACAAATCGTTGCCAACGCAGGGGGTGAAGGTTCTGTAATCGTTGCTAAAGTAGCAGAAGGAAACGGAGACTTCGGATACAATGCGAAAACTGACGAGTACGTTCACATGCTTGAAGCAGGAATCATTGACCCAACTAAAGTAACAAGAGTTGCCCTTGAAAACGCAGCTTCTGTATCTGGAATGCTTTTAACAACTGAATGTGTAATCACTGAAGTGAAGAGCGCTGAACCAGCTATGCCAATGGGTGGTGGAATGCCAGGAATGATGTAATAGCGAGTTGCTGAGACAATTTAATATATAAACCGTTCTACTTTGTAGGGCGGTTTTTTTCTGTATTAGTTTTTTAACTATATTTGGCCCTCTAAATAAAACCATGAAAGCATACATTATACAAACTTTAAACTTGAATCAAAGTTCTAAAAAGATTTAGCAATTAACTAAAATTGCATTCACACTATTTTTGCTTATAAATATTATATCTTCATGATCGTACCTGATCACAATAAAAACGTTATAAAAAGAAAATCATAAATGAAAAAAATACTTTTACTATTTTTAATTACTATTACTTTTAATGAAATATTTTCTCAGACTAATTGGGAGTTATTAAACCCCAAGCCAACAACAAACACTGGAAAGCATATTGAATTCGTTTCTAGTAATAACGGTTTTATAATTACATCAAATGAACTCCTAGAAACTATAGATTCTGGTGCGACCTGGACAAAAAAACAAAATATTTTAAGTGGCAATGATATTAGTTTTAAGAATGGGATTGGCTATATTGTAGGGGATTCCGGTTATATTTTAAAGACCATAGATAATGGTGTAAGTTGGCAACAAATATCTACTGGCTTTAATACTTCTTTTAATACAGTAAATATTATAGACAATAACACAATTATTCTATCAGGTTCGAATAGTATTATTAAAACCCTTGACGGTGGAACTACGTGGATAAATTATACTATTCCAAACGTAACAGTTGTCAAAACGGCCTTTACAAGTTCTCTGATTGGACATGCTGTTTGTAATAACGGCAAGATACAGAAGACTATAGATGGTGGCAACACCTGGTATAATACTTATAATACTAATGTATACCCATCTAACTTTTTGACAGTTTATTTCATAAACCAGAATGTCGGTTTTGCATCAAGACAACACGATGACTTATTTAAAACCACAGATGGTGGCGAAAGTTGGACAGAAATTACAGGATCATTTGAAGCAATGTATGATTTTTACTTTTTAGATGAAAATAATGGTTTTGCCACAGGTAATTATGGTGCAACTTATAAAACGACTAATGGCGGAATTACATGGAGCCAGATTTTTTTCCAAAACGGATACTTTGACAATACTTCAATGTATGGCATTTTCTTTCAGGATAGTAACAAAGGGTTTGCTACAGGAGCAAGAGGAAGAATAATTAAAACCATAGATGGAGGAAACACATGGACACAACATTCGCCCACCTACAATGATTTCAGACAACTACAAATAGTGAATAATGTTGGTTTTGCATTAACTAATAATCAATTTTACAAAACCAATAATTTTGGTGACACGTGGACATTGGTTGGCACGTTAAATCTTGGCACATCTGTTAATAGTAGTGATTTCACATTTATTAATGAAAACTTAGGGTATGCAACTACTGGAGGAACATATGGAGGACATGTTTATAAAACAACTGATGGAGGATCAACATGGGAAATATTAAATAATGGAAATGATATTATAGACGAAGGGATAAGTTCTATTTGTTTTTTGGATGGTAATACTGGTTTTATTTCTGGTGGTTTTAACCAAAAAAAAGTCATGAAAACAACAAACGGAGGAAGCAGTTGGACACAGGTATCAAACCAAGCCTTTGGAAATATTCAGTTTGTAAACTCGCTTGTGGGTTATGCTAATAGAGTTGGGAATTATTATGGAGCAATGTATAAAACTATAGATGGAGGTAACACATGGAATCAACTCATTGAATTAGCAGGAGATGGAATCAACTCTTTTCATTTTGTTGATGAAAATAATGGCTACTTTGCGGGAGATAACTCTATATTTTACAAAACAACAAATGGTGGTCTAAGTTGGACACAAATGTCAGTTCCTTACGGCTATTATACATTAACAAAATTTTACACCCCTAATATAGGATATATTGTAAATGAAAATGGTGAAATATACAAAACCATAAATGGCGGAATAAATTGGTCATCAGTAACAACTCAGTATAGATTAAACTCTCTTGAATTAGTTAAT belongs to Chryseobacterium gleum and includes:
- the groL gene encoding chaperonin GroEL (60 kDa chaperone family; promotes refolding of misfolded polypeptides especially under stressful conditions; forms two stacked rings of heptamers to form a barrel-shaped 14mer; ends can be capped by GroES; misfolded proteins enter the barrel where they are refolded when GroES binds) codes for the protein MAKEIKFDIESRDALKRGVDALANAVKVTLGPKGRNVVIEKSFGAPHVTKDGVSVAKEIELEDKVENMGAQMVKEVASKTNDIAGDGTTTATVLAQAIVREGLKNVAAGANPMDLKRGIDKAVTAVVENLKSQSQEVGDSSEKIKQVASISANNDDTIGSLIAEAFGKVGKEGVITVEEAKGTDTTVDVVEGMQFDRGYQSPYFVTNPEKMLAELESPYILLVEKKISSMKELLPVLEPIAQGGKSLLIISEEVEGEALATLVVNKLRGSLKIAAVKAPGFGDRRKAMLEDIAILTGGQVISEEQGFTMENISLDMLGTAEKVTIDKDNTTVVNGGGDEAKIKGRVAQIKAQMETTTSDYDREKLQERLAKLAGGVAVLYVGAASEVEMKEKKDRVDDALHATRAAVEEGIVAGGGVALVRAISSLDNLSGSNADETTGIKIVKRAIEEPLRQIVANAGGEGSVIVAKVAEGNGDFGYNAKTDEYVHMLEAGIIDPTKVTRVALENAASVSGMLLTTECVITEVKSAEPAMPMGGGMPGMM
- a CDS encoding YCF48-related protein, giving the protein MKKILLLFLITITFNEIFSQTNWELLNPKPTTNTGKHIEFVSSNNGFIITSNELLETIDSGATWTKKQNILSGNDISFKNGIGYIVGDSGYILKTIDNGVSWQQISTGFNTSFNTVNIIDNNTIILSGSNSIIKTLDGGTTWINYTIPNVTVVKTAFTSSLIGHAVCNNGKIQKTIDGGNTWYNTYNTNVYPSNFLTVYFINQNVGFASRQHDDLFKTTDGGESWTEITGSFEAMYDFYFLDENNGFATGNYGATYKTTNGGITWSQIFFQNGYFDNTSMYGIFFQDSNKGFATGARGRIIKTIDGGNTWTQHSPTYNDFRQLQIVNNVGFALTNNQFYKTNNFGDTWTLVGTLNLGTSVNSSDFTFINENLGYATTGGTYGGHVYKTTDGGSTWEILNNGNDIIDEGISSICFLDGNTGFISGGFNQKKVMKTTNGGSSWTQVSNQAFGNIQFVNSLVGYANRVGNYYGAMYKTIDGGNTWNQLIELAGDGINSFHFVDENNGYFAGDNSIFYKTTNGGLSWTQMSVPYGYYTLTKFYTPNIGYIVNENGEIYKTINGGINWSSVTTQYRLNSLELVNNYIFTAGTNGKIYRSFTGYTVLGTSEKETEKQFVVYPNPTSNYINVNLNGKAEKVELYSADGRFLTPKFITNTKDFIKLDVTDFSPGIYYLKLTFKNNKSLTKQVIVKK